CCATCTCCCCCCAGACAATTCCCAGGGTTCTTCCGAATCAGACCACTAGGTGTGCTATGGGGTGGCCCACAAATTCAGGCTGAAGGCACAATTGAGGTTAAGACAATTCCTACTCAACAAGTACCGATTTCCCTTACCCGACTCAATGTTCACTTGGGCTACTACATCAAGAGTCGGGAAGTTGAGGTTTTGATTGATCATGCCGTTGAGGCGTTTCAGAAACAACAGCTACAACCTCCCCTGGAAGGGGGACATGCTTAAACTGTGGCGCAAAGCCCTCGGGCAGTGCCACGGCTTTGCCAGAAGGCATGAACCCTGTCGGCAGTGGGCGCAGCCTGACAACCTCTTTCGCCTTCATGTCTCCATCCTACAACCTGACCATAAGCAAAACGGGCAACCCTCAAGGGGATGCCATGGCCTGATGGCGACCTGCCGTTCTAGATGGGTGCGCGCTCCGAGGTCGCGGCGCTCAACTTGCACCCGGTCATCTCCCCAAGTATCGAGCGAGCACTGACATGACCCTCTCCCTGCCTGTTCCGTCCATCAACGCCATCGGCGGCGTGCGCGTGAGCACCGATCAACAAACCGACAAGTACGGCCCGGAACGCCAGCGATCCGACATCCACCGGGAAGCAGCGCGGGCAGGACTCGACGTGACCGACTGGGTCGAAGAGACCGTCAGCGGCGCAAACGACGAGCGGGCTGCCGAGAACCGCTACTACGAACTCGCCCGCCAATACCCCGGCCTGAACGTGATCTTCAGCCACCCCAGCCGCGTCGGGCGACACGTCGAAGTCACCGTGGGCATCGCCCGGCGGATTCATGCTCTGGGCGGCACGGTCTATATCGCGGGCATCGGCAGTCTGCGTGACCGGCGCAACTGGAAGGAATTCCTCCGCGACGCCGTGGACGCGGAATCCGACTACTCGAACCTGATCTACAACCTGAACACCGGCAAGGATGACAAGGCGCGGCGCAACCGCTGGCCGCACGGCCCGCCCCCGTGGGGGTACGTGCTGGAGCGAGACCACAGGGGGCAGTCCATCCTGCCGGTGCCGGTACCGGAACTGGTGCCCGCCATTCGTCGCCTGTACGACCTGGCAGAGCAGGGAGGGGAGACCTTCACCCTGGACATCATGCGGGCCGAAGGCTGGCCTGCCCGCAGCGCGTCCGGCTGGGAACCGCGCAGCCTGCACGGCATCCTGACCAATTCCGCGTACATGGGCGTGCGGTACTGGCACGGCATCCGGATCGACTTCGAGCCGATCATCACGCCCGAGCAGTGGTACCGGGTGCAGGCGGCCCGCCAGGAACGCGGCACGCACGCCGGGGCGAAGGGCATGCACCCGCTGCTGCTGACCGGATTCGCCCGTTGCGCCCTCTGTGACCGGACCATGGTGCGTGGGGCAAACCGCAGCTTCAACCGCCTGAAGAATGGCGAGCGCAGCACCGCGATCAACGTCCGGTATTACTGTACCAAGGCCAAATCACACCAGTGCCCGCACCGGAAGCACTGGTCGGTGAAGAAGCTCGACGCGATCTGCTGGCAGGCGTTCACGACGGAAATCAGCGACCCGGTCCGCCTCGCCCACATTGCCGCGCCACTGCCAAGTGTTCCGAAGGCAGACACCAGCGGGCGCATGGCGGAACTGCGGCAGGCCATCGAGCGAGCGTGGCGACCCTTCATCGACGGGCGGGCCGGGTACACCGAACAGACGGCAGAGAAGCTGGCTGCGCCGCACGCACTGGAGCTGGCAAAACTGGAAGCGGAGGCAGCGAGTGCCCCCGTGGTGGATGATCGGGATTTTGTGGCGCGGGCCAGGGAGTTCACGCAGCTGCTGGCAGAAGCCCAGACGCAGGAGCAACGGCGACAGCTGCTCCGATTGCTCCAGGCCCGGTTCTATGTGGGGACGGAGGGCTTGGAGCGGCTGGTGGTGTCGATTCCGTAGGGGGCAAGTCTGACGGGCATACTCATGCCGCCCACCACAGCTTTTTTCAGCCCCAGAGCGTCCATGACGCTGAGGATGCTGCGGGCATAAATTCGATACTGGCGTCGCTGCTGTTGACCATGCTCTTGCCAAAACCGGGCAGATCGACGGTGATGACCTGATATCCCGCTGCCGCGAGAGCCGTGCGGTTGTTCTTGAACAGTTCACCGTTCAGCGGATAGCCGTGAATCAGCAGCATCGGCGTGCCCTTGCCCTCGGCCTTGAAGAAGACCTTGCCGCCCGACACCTCGACCATACCGCTGGCAGGAATCTGGCCGTTCATCAGGGCGCTGCCCATCTGGGCACCGGGCATGCTGGCATTGACCGGCTGAGCGGGAATTGCGTTCTGTGCAGCCACCATCCCGAGTGCAGCAGTGACTGTCAGAGGAAGCATGATTCTGAAAAGTGTGTTGGTGTGCATGTCGAGTGTTCTCCTGTCTTCCAGAAAGTGAAGCATGGCCGCCTGATACGGCAGGCCGAGTGAAGGAAACGAAACTCCGCAGGGCATACGAGCGGGTTTCACTGTAGCCCGCCTTCCAGACGGTCTTTTCGAGTTTCAAAAAACCTTGTGGGTCGCCTGTGCCCCTGCCCAAGAAACGGTAGAGGCTGTCTTAAAGGCGAAGCAATCCAAAACGCCCTAGGCCGCATACTGGAGGCGATGAAGTTCGGAAGACTCAGAACGCTGATGTGGATGGCCTGCCTGCTGGCGTGTTCGTGGCCGGGCGGCACAGGCTCGCAGGCCGGGGCAGTGCAGCCGTCGGCCCTCGACAGCGACCACGACGGCTACCCGGACGCTCTCGAACTGGTGGGCACCGACCGGGCCAGCTTCGCAGACTGGTTCGCCAGCGTCGCCCAGAGTCAGTACTACGGCATGAATGCCGACTGGAAACCGGAAACCCGCGACTGCTCGGGGCTGCTGCGGTACGCCTTCTTCAACGCGCTTGAGCAGCACGACGCCGCGTGGTATGCCAAATTCCGCTATCTGCCGCAGCCGCACACGCCCCCGGTGCGTGCTTACAGCCTGCCCGCCCCGCTGGTTCGGTATTCGATGTTCCGGGTGGCGGCGGGCGACTACCGTGCAGACGACGTGAAAATGGGCCGGATGGTGGGCCGCACCACCGTGCAGTACCTGATCAAGCATTCGACGGTGTTCGTGTCACGCGATCCGGCACAGGCGCAGCGCGGCGACCTGCTGATGTTTCTGCGGCCCGAACTGGCGTCGTATCACAGCATGGTGTATCTGGGGGGCGGGCTTGTCGTGTACCACACGGGGGCGAGTGTTGCGGAAGGGGGGCAGGTTCGGCTGGTGACGCTTGCCACGCTGATGAGGCATCCGAACATGGCGTTTCACCCTACGCGGAGTAATCCGAATTTTCTTGGGGTTTATCGGTGGAAGATTCTGGAATGAGGAGGTTTTCGGTTGGCTGGGAGATCGGTGGCTGCTTAGATTCCTACCCCCCCAGCCCCCCTCTCCAGAGGACAGGGGGGAGCGAAGAGAGCGTCAAGCGCTGTCGCGGTTTGGAAGCGGCGTGCTCGTCCTTCGCCCGTTACAATGTTTGATCTTGTTGTTTACTTCGCCGCGACCGGCGTAAGGCCGCTTCGTTGGTGTCCAAAAAGTGCCCCATTAGCGCCGTCAAATCCCTGCATAGGCGCGGCCTTAATCGCCCACATCCCTCGGTCAGTCATCTTTTTGGATTGCTCTTTCATTCAGACATAGGCCGCTTCAAGGGCAACAGCATCAAGAAGCTGTTGCTCTTGCTTCTTTGACAAAAAGTGGACGATCTGGGGCGGAGCCTGGAAGGTCTTTGACACGGACGACGCACCGCCTTGGGCGCATTGAGGCGCGGCAGTGTGGGGCGAACCTGGCAACTTGAGCGAAATGAGCAACCAAATCAACTGGAGCGCGTCAGCGCGGTCGCAGATGATTTGCAACAAGATGCAACGTTGCCACGGGCGAAGGATGAGCATGCCGTTTCCAAACGGCGATAGCACTTGACGCTCTCTTCGCTCCCCCCTGTCCTCTGGAGAGGGGGGCTGGGGGGGTAGGTAACCCAAACAGCCACCGATCTCCCAGCCAACCGAAAACCCCGAACGATCTTCAGCCGCCCAGCCCAACAAAAAGCCGTAAGCTAGAGCCGAAATCCCCCAAGGAGACCCCGTGAATCAACCCCGAACGTGGAGACGCACCACCCTGCTGGCGGGCCTGCTGCTTGTCGGCCTTGCCCCAGCCCAGACTCAGATTTCGATGTATGGCGGCATGTTCAGAACCGGTCAGGCAGTCGAGGTCGAGGTCAGTGCGCCGCTCGGCTCTGTCTTTACAGTTGCGCGGATTCTCGATCCGGCTGGCATGTTCGAGGCCACCAAAGACCCGCACAGCCCCCAGATTCCAGGCTCAGCCGGAACACGCACGGTGCAGACGGTGCGCCTGACCCGCAGCATGGGCCAGCGGCTGCGGCTTGGAGCGCTGCCCAGCGGCGTGTATGTCGTTCGCAGTGGCGGCGTGGGAACGGTAGTGCTCGTGACACGTCTGGGAATGGTGGTCAAACGCGACCAACAGCAGGCCCTGACGTATACCGCCGACCAGAATACCGGGCAGGCACGCGCTGCACGGGTCTGGGCGCTGGGCGGCAGCAGCAACGTGCTGTCGAACGCCGACGGCCTGACCACCTTCGAGGGGGAAGCGGGCAGCGGCGAGGTGTATCTGGCACGCTACGGCAACGACTGGGCGATCTCGGGAGCCAACTGGAACAGTTACGCGGCCCCGCTGGTGCGCGGCTACGTGTACACCGACCGGCCTGTGTACCGCCCCGGTCAGCACGTCGAATTCAAGGCGGTGCTGAGAAAGGCGGGCACGCTCGCGCCGCTGGCAGGCCGCTCGGTGCGCGTCACCGTGTCGTCACCGTTTGACGACGAGGTGTTTCGCCGCACCCTCACCACCAACAGCTTCGGCTCGTTGTCGGCGGGGATGGATCTGCCGGTGGGAGCCAAGCTGGGCGAATACCATTTCACGGTCTCGCCCGCAGGGGCCGACGGCGACGGGCAGGCCGACATCGGGGGCACGTTTCAGGTCGAGGCGTATCAGAAGCCCGAATACGCGGTTACACTCGTGCCCAGCAAGACCCAGGCGGTGCAGGGCGAGAAGGTGAACGTCCACATCTCGGCCCGCTACCTGTTCGGCGGCAATGTGAGCGGCGCACGGGTGAATTACAACGTGACCCGCGCCCCGTACTATCCGCCGGGCTTCGACAGCGACTCACTGCCACCCGATCAGCAGCAGGACGGCCAGGATTACGGCTCTGATCTGGTGATTCAGGACGAGACGCGGCTGAATGCCAACGGCGACCTCGACCTGACGCTGCCGCTGGAACGTGACGCCGACGGCAAGCCAGTCAGTTACCGCATCGAGGCCGAGGTCGAGGACGAGTCGCGCCGCACCGTCAGCGCCCAGACCCGCGTGATCGCCTTTCCCGCCGCACTGAACGTCGAGGCCAGCACCGACAATTACATCTACGACGTGGGTTCGCCGATCCGGGTGGCGCTCGATACCCGCGACCTGAACCAGAAAGGCCGCGCCGCGCCGGTCACGCTCGACCTGATCCGCCAGAACTGGGATTACAGCGGCAACAACTGGAAACTGACCGAAACGCGCCTGAGCCGCACCCAGGTCAGAACCGACGCTGGAGGCACGCTGAATGCCACGCTGCGTGCGCCCAGAGGCGGCGGCTATCTGGTACGCGCCACCGTGCAGGACGCGCAGGGGCGCACCAGCACCAACGAGAACTTCGTGTGGGTGCTGAAGCCCGGCGAGGACTGGGGCTGGAACTACAACGACCTGACCGTTCAGCTCGACAAGAAGAAGTACGCGCCCGGCGACACCGCCACCGCGCTGATCGGCAATCCGAAGCCCGGCGCGGCGGTGCTGGTGACGCTGGAGGGCGACAGGCTGCGGAAAACCGTGGTGCTGCGCGGCAAGGGCGCGGTGCTGACGTACAAGTTCCCCGTGACTGCCGACATGACCCCGAACATCTACGTTGCGGCGGCTTCGCTGGGCGACGGCAAGTTTTACAGCCACGAAACGCGGGTGAAGGTGCCGCGCATCGGGGCCGAACTGAGCGTGACCGTGACGCCGAAAAAGGCCCGCTACGCGCCCGGCGACACCGGCACCTTCAGCGTGGACGTGAAAAACGCTGCCGGACAGGGCGTGCCCGCAGAGGTGGCGGTGGGAGTGGTCGATCAGGCCATCTATCTGGTGCAGCGCGACGATGCCCAGCCGATGCTTCAGGTCTTCGATGCCCCCAGAGACAACGCCGTGGGCACCGATTCCAGCCTGAGCTTCTACTTCGAACAGGGACGGGTGGCGAAAGGAGTCCCTCAGCCCGCCGCCCCGATGACCGAGGCCGCCTTCGCGCAGAGCAAGGATGCCCGCGACAGCGCCGCGCCCTCGAATCAGGAGCCGGTCACGCCGCGCCAGGACTTCAAAGATACGATTCTGTGGATTCCGAAACTGCTGACCGACGCCAAAGGTCACGCCGACATAACGGTCAAATTCCCGGACAACCTGACCACCTGGGTCGCAACGGCCCGCGCCCAGACGCAGAGTGCCCGCTTCGGCCAGACGACCGCCAGCACGCTGACCACCAAAGACGTGATTGCCCGCCTGAGCCTGCCGCCCTTCCTGGTGCGCGGCGACACCGTCACGCTGTCGGGCATCGTCAACAACACGCTGCACACGGCAGTTTCGGGCCGCGCCCAGATGACGCTGAACGGCCTGAGTGCCCTGAGCGGCGCGGCCCTGACGCCAGCAGGCGCACCGCTGACCCTCGCTGCCGACGGACGCGCCCGCACCGATGTGCAGGTGAAGGCCGGAACCGTTGGCAACGCAGTCGTCACCTTCACGGCCCGCGCCGCTTCCGGCCAGACGACTCACAACGACGCCCTGAAACTTCCGCTTCCGGTCAAGGCACGCGGCTACGACGTGACGCAGACGGCAGTGGGCAGCGGCAGTACTCCGCTGAAATTCAACGTGGCTGCCGACGCCAATCCGCAGACCACCACGCTGAATCTGAGCCTGACGCCCTCGCTGCTGTCGGCAGTCGGCGGAGCGCTGAACTACCTCGTCGGCTACCCCTACGGCTGCACCGAGCAGACTATGAGCCGCTTTTTGCCCGCGCTGCTGGCCCGCCAGACGCTCGGAGCGGCGCAGCTTCCGGCCAGCGTGGTCAAAGATCTGCCCGCCATTACCGAGGCGGGGCTGGCACGGCTGGCACTGTTTCAGCACGAAGACGGCGGCTGGAATTTCTGGCAGTGGGACGACAGCACGCTGGAAATGAGCGCCTACGTGACACAGGGGCTGCTGCGGGCCAGGGCGCTGGGCGCGAAG
This genomic stretch from Deinococcus ruber harbors:
- a CDS encoding recombinase family protein gives rise to the protein MTLSLPVPSINAIGGVRVSTDQQTDKYGPERQRSDIHREAARAGLDVTDWVEETVSGANDERAAENRYYELARQYPGLNVIFSHPSRVGRHVEVTVGIARRIHALGGTVYIAGIGSLRDRRNWKEFLRDAVDAESDYSNLIYNLNTGKDDKARRNRWPHGPPPWGYVLERDHRGQSILPVPVPELVPAIRRLYDLAEQGGETFTLDIMRAEGWPARSASGWEPRSLHGILTNSAYMGVRYWHGIRIDFEPIITPEQWYRVQAARQERGTHAGAKGMHPLLLTGFARCALCDRTMVRGANRSFNRLKNGERSTAINVRYYCTKAKSHQCPHRKHWSVKKLDAICWQAFTTEISDPVRLAHIAAPLPSVPKADTSGRMAELRQAIERAWRPFIDGRAGYTEQTAEKLAAPHALELAKLEAEAASAPVVDDRDFVARAREFTQLLAEAQTQEQRRQLLRLLQARFYVGTEGLERLVVSIP
- a CDS encoding alpha/beta fold hydrolase, whose protein sequence is MLPLTVTAALGMVAAQNAIPAQPVNASMPGAQMGSALMNGQIPASGMVEVSGGKVFFKAEGKGTPMLLIHGYPLNGELFKNNRTALAAAGYQVITVDLPGFGKSMVNSSDASIEFMPAASSASWTLWG
- a CDS encoding DUF1175 family protein translates to MKFGRLRTLMWMACLLACSWPGGTGSQAGAVQPSALDSDHDGYPDALELVGTDRASFADWFASVAQSQYYGMNADWKPETRDCSGLLRYAFFNALEQHDAAWYAKFRYLPQPHTPPVRAYSLPAPLVRYSMFRVAAGDYRADDVKMGRMVGRTTVQYLIKHSTVFVSRDPAQAQRGDLLMFLRPELASYHSMVYLGGGLVVYHTGASVAEGGQVRLVTLATLMRHPNMAFHPTRSNPNFLGVYRWKILE
- a CDS encoding alpha-2-macroglobulin family protein; translated protein: MNQPRTWRRTTLLAGLLLVGLAPAQTQISMYGGMFRTGQAVEVEVSAPLGSVFTVARILDPAGMFEATKDPHSPQIPGSAGTRTVQTVRLTRSMGQRLRLGALPSGVYVVRSGGVGTVVLVTRLGMVVKRDQQQALTYTADQNTGQARAARVWALGGSSNVLSNADGLTTFEGEAGSGEVYLARYGNDWAISGANWNSYAAPLVRGYVYTDRPVYRPGQHVEFKAVLRKAGTLAPLAGRSVRVTVSSPFDDEVFRRTLTTNSFGSLSAGMDLPVGAKLGEYHFTVSPAGADGDGQADIGGTFQVEAYQKPEYAVTLVPSKTQAVQGEKVNVHISARYLFGGNVSGARVNYNVTRAPYYPPGFDSDSLPPDQQQDGQDYGSDLVIQDETRLNANGDLDLTLPLERDADGKPVSYRIEAEVEDESRRTVSAQTRVIAFPAALNVEASTDNYIYDVGSPIRVALDTRDLNQKGRAAPVTLDLIRQNWDYSGNNWKLTETRLSRTQVRTDAGGTLNATLRAPRGGGYLVRATVQDAQGRTSTNENFVWVLKPGEDWGWNYNDLTVQLDKKKYAPGDTATALIGNPKPGAAVLVTLEGDRLRKTVVLRGKGAVLTYKFPVTADMTPNIYVAAASLGDGKFYSHETRVKVPRIGAELSVTVTPKKARYAPGDTGTFSVDVKNAAGQGVPAEVAVGVVDQAIYLVQRDDAQPMLQVFDAPRDNAVGTDSSLSFYFEQGRVAKGVPQPAAPMTEAAFAQSKDARDSAAPSNQEPVTPRQDFKDTILWIPKLLTDAKGHADITVKFPDNLTTWVATARAQTQSARFGQTTASTLTTKDVIARLSLPPFLVRGDTVTLSGIVNNTLHTAVSGRAQMTLNGLSALSGAALTPAGAPLTLAADGRARTDVQVKAGTVGNAVVTFTARAASGQTTHNDALKLPLPVKARGYDVTQTAVGSGSTPLKFNVAADANPQTTTLNLSLTPSLLSAVGGALNYLVGYPYGCTEQTMSRFLPALLARQTLGAAQLPASVVKDLPAITEAGLARLALFQHEDGGWNFWQWDDSTLEMSAYVTQGLLRARALGAKVDNSMLDRALNYLTNRTADPKERQADRASAYRALAQAGRVKAGQLAAFAKRRDLEPYALAQTALALHASGQTQAARDLLDRLKARRTATQSGALVHWETPKAGDSYGWWYDFWDDNSIQVTAAALEALATLDPASPLIPNVSQWLLSNRRGPQWLSTQDTTSVIIAALALKPAPAAAPRTVTVALDGKQVGSVKVGSSAAGLNIGTGNLSAGSHTLTLQGAPAGLFSAAQISYAREPAALNADASHGFRLSRRYERLDPVWDAANKRYTYRRTPLLKAGQMMGVTTGDLVLVTLTVQPMNHSARYLLVSDPVPAGMKALDERSLAIAGLPDPDESDWEGWNYWYAGRDLLDDRVDLYADYLEGQQTMTYLLRAQTPGTFTALPTHAFLMYDPEVQGYSSAATLTVRDRGQ